One Strigops habroptila isolate Jane chromosome 19, bStrHab1.2.pri, whole genome shotgun sequence genomic window carries:
- the LOC115617655 gene encoding keratin, type I cytoskeletal 14 isoform X4, with translation MSTTVRQYSSSMSLKGLGGLGGGSSRLSSVRGGAGGYRAPSVHGGSSSYSVSSRMVSGFGGGYGGSYCSSVGGGLGAGFGGSYGAGFGAGLGAGFGAGFGGGFGGGDGILQAGEKETMQNLNDRLAVYLDKVRALEEANTDLEVKIREWYKKQAPGPDRDYSPYYRTIEELRNKVLVATVDNANLLLQIDNARLTADDFRTKFETEQALRLSVEADINGLRRVLDELTLARADLEMQIENLKEELAYLKKNHEEEMNALRGQVGGEISVEMDAAPGIDLTKILAEMREQYESLADKNRRDAEQWFFSKTEELNREVAINTEQLQSGKTEITELRRTIQSLEIDLQSQLSTKAALEGTLADTEARYGTQLAQLQGLITSVEEQLAELRCDMERQNQEYRVLLDVKCRLEQEIATYRRLLEGEDAHISSQYSSAMSSHSSRDVMSSSRQVRTIVEEVQDGKVVSSREQVALTTR, from the exons ATGAGCACCACTGTCAGGCAATACTCCTCCTCCATGTCCCTCAAGGGGCTCGGGGGCCTGGGTGGAGGCTCCAGCAGGCTCTCCTCCGTGCGAGGGGGGGCCGGCGGGTACAGAGCCCCCAGCGTCCACGGAGGCTCTAGCAGCTACTCTGTCTCTTCACGCATGGTCTCAGGTTTCGGGGGTGGCTATGGGGGCAGCTACTGCAGCAGCGTAGGAGGGGGCCTAGGCGCTGGCTTTGGGGGGAGCTATGGGGCTGGCTTTGGGGCTGGCCTTGGAGCCGGCTTTGGAGCCGGCTTTGGAGGTGGCTTTGGAGGCGGTGATGGCATCCTCCAGGCTGGCGAGAAGGAGACGATGCAGAACCTCAACGACCGCCTGGCTGTCTACCTGGACAAAGTGCGTGCCCTGGAGGAGGCCAACACTGACCTGGAGGTCAAGATCAGGGAATGGTACAAGAAGCAGGCACCTGGTCCTGACCGTGATTACAGCCCCTACTACAGGACCATCGAGGAGCTCAGGAACAAG GTCCTCGTGGCTACAGTGGACAATGCTAACCTCCTCCTGCAGATTGACAATGCCAGGCTGACAGCTGATGACTTCAGGACCAA ATTTGAGACAGAGCAGGCTCTGCGCCTGAGCGTGGAGGCCGACATCAACGGCCTGCGCAGGGTCTTGGATGAGCTGACCCTGGCCAGAGCCGACCTGGAGATGCAGATTGAGAACCTGAAGGAAGAGCTGGCCTACCTCAAGAAGAACCACGAGGAG GAGATGAATGCCCTGCGCGGGCAGGTGGGTGGCGAGATCAGCGTGGAGATGGATGCTGCTCCTGGAATCGACCTCACCAAGATCCTGGCTGAGATGCGGGAGCAGTACGAGAGCCTGGCGGACAAGAACCGCCGCGACGCCGAGCAGTGGTTCTTCAGCAAG ACGGAAGAGCTGAACCGGGAGGTGGCCATCAACACGGAGCAGCTTCAGAGCGGCAAGACGGAGATTACGGAGCTGCGCCGCACCATCCAGAGCCTGGAGATCGACCTGCAGTCCCAGCTCAGCACG AAAGCGGCGTTGGAGGGCACCTTGGCTGACACAGAAGCCCGCTACGGCACCCAGCTGGCCCAGCTCCAGGGGCTGATCACCAGCGTCGAGGAGCAGCTGGCCGAGCTGCGGTGCGACATGGAGCGCCAGAACCAGGAGTACAGGGTCCTGCTGGATGTCAAATGCCGCCTGGAGCAGGAGATCGCCACGTACCGCCGGCTCCTGGAGGGCGAGGACGCCCA CATCTCTTCCCAGTACTCTTCTGCGATGTCCTCACACTCCAGCAGAGATG TCATGTCATCGTCCCGCCAGGTGCGCACTATCGTGGAGGAGGTGCAGGACGGGAAGGTGGTCTCCTCCCGGGAGCAGGTTGCACTTACCACTCGCTAG
- the LOC115617655 gene encoding keratin, type I cytoskeletal 14 isoform X2, translated as MSTTVRQYSSSMSLKGLGGLGGGSSRLSSVRGGAGGYRAPSVHGGSSSYSVSSRMVSGFGGGYGGSYCSSVGGGLGAGFGGSYGAGFGAGLGAGFGAGFGGGFGGGDGILQAGEKETMQNLNDRLAVYLDKVRALEEANTDLEVKIREWYKKQAPGPDRDYSPYYRTIEELRNKVLVATVDNANLLLQIDNARLTADDFRTKFETEQALRLSVEADINGLRRVLDELTLARADLEMQIENLKEELAYLKKNHEEEMNALRGQVGGEISVEMDAAPGIDLTKILAEMREQYESLADKNRRDAEQWFFSKTEELNREVAINTEQLQSGKTEITELRRTIQSLEIDLQSQLSTKAALEGTLADTEARYGTQLAQLQGLITSVEEQLAELRCDMERQNQEYRVLLDVKCRLEQEIATYRRLLEGEDAHMSSHLKEVPVTTRQIRTIFEEVQDGKVISSREQITQAAH; from the exons ATGAGCACCACTGTCAGGCAATACTCCTCCTCCATGTCCCTCAAGGGGCTCGGGGGCCTGGGTGGAGGCTCCAGCAGGCTCTCCTCCGTGCGAGGGGGGGCCGGCGGGTACAGAGCCCCCAGCGTCCACGGAGGCTCTAGCAGCTACTCTGTCTCTTCACGCATGGTCTCAGGTTTCGGGGGTGGCTATGGGGGCAGCTACTGCAGCAGCGTAGGAGGGGGCCTAGGCGCTGGCTTTGGGGGGAGCTATGGGGCTGGCTTTGGGGCTGGCCTTGGAGCCGGCTTTGGAGCCGGCTTTGGAGGTGGCTTTGGAGGCGGTGATGGCATCCTCCAGGCTGGCGAGAAGGAGACGATGCAGAACCTCAACGACCGCCTGGCTGTCTACCTGGACAAAGTGCGTGCCCTGGAGGAGGCCAACACTGACCTGGAGGTCAAGATCAGGGAATGGTACAAGAAGCAGGCACCTGGTCCTGACCGTGATTACAGCCCCTACTACAGGACCATCGAGGAGCTCAGGAACAAG GTCCTCGTGGCTACAGTGGACAATGCTAACCTCCTCCTGCAGATTGACAATGCCAGGCTGACAGCTGATGACTTCAGGACCAA ATTTGAGACAGAGCAGGCTCTGCGCCTGAGCGTGGAGGCCGACATCAACGGCCTGCGCAGGGTCTTGGATGAGCTGACCCTGGCCAGAGCCGACCTGGAGATGCAGATTGAGAACCTGAAGGAAGAGCTGGCCTACCTCAAGAAGAACCACGAGGAG GAGATGAATGCCCTGCGCGGGCAGGTGGGTGGCGAGATCAGCGTGGAGATGGATGCTGCTCCTGGAATCGACCTCACCAAGATCCTGGCTGAGATGCGGGAGCAGTACGAGAGCCTGGCGGACAAGAACCGCCGCGACGCCGAGCAGTGGTTCTTCAGCAAG ACGGAAGAGCTGAACCGGGAGGTGGCCATCAACACGGAGCAGCTTCAGAGCGGCAAGACGGAGATTACGGAGCTGCGCCGCACCATCCAGAGCCTGGAGATCGACCTGCAGTCCCAGCTCAGCACG AAAGCGGCGTTGGAGGGCACCTTGGCTGACACAGAAGCCCGCTACGGCACCCAGCTGGCCCAGCTCCAGGGGCTGATCACCAGCGTCGAGGAGCAGCTGGCCGAGCTGCGGTGCGACATGGAGCGCCAGAACCAGGAGTACAGGGTCCTGCTGGATGTCAAATGCCGCCTGGAGCAGGAGATCGCCACGTACCGCCGGCTCCTGGAGGGCGAGGACGCCCA catgtCTTCCCACTTGAAAGAAG TGCCTGTCACCACCCGCCAGATCCGCACAATCTTTGAGGAAGTCCAGGATGGGAAGGTGATTTCCTCCCGCGAGCAGATCACCCAGGCAGCCCACTGA
- the LOC115617655 gene encoding keratin, type I cytoskeletal 14 isoform X3, with translation MSTTVRQYSSSMSLKGLGGLGGGSSRLSSVRGGAGGYRAPSVHGGSSSYSVSSRMVSGFGGGYGGSYCSSVGGGLGAGFGGSYGAGFGAGLGAGFGAGFGGGFGAGFGGSFGGGDGILQAGEKETMQNLNDRLAVYLDKVRALEEANTDLEVKIREWYKKQAPGPDRDYSPYYRTIEELRNKILAATVENANIVLQIDNARLAADDFRTKFETEQALRLSVEADINGLRRVLDELTLARADLEMQIENLKEELAYLKKNHEEEMNALRGQVGGEISVEMDAAPGIDLTKILAEMREQYESLADKNRRDAEQWFFSKTEELNREVAINTEQLQSGKTEITELRRTIQSLEIDLQSQLSTKAALEGTLADTEARYGTQLAQLQGLITSVEEQLAELRCDMERQNQEYRVLLDVKCRLEQEIATYRRLLEGEDAHISSQYSSAMSSHSSRDVMSSSRQVRTIVEEVQDGKVVSSREQVALTTR, from the exons ATGAGCACCACTGTCAGGCAATACTCCTCCTCCATGTCCCTCAAGGGGCTCGGGGGCCTGGGTGGAGGCTCCAGCAGGCTCTCCTCCGTGCGAGGGGGGGCCGGCGGGTACAGAGCCCCCAGCGTCCACGGAGGCTCTAGCAGCTACTCTGTCTCTTCACGCATGGTCTCAGGTTTCGGGGGTGGCTATGGGGGCAGCTACTGCAGCAGCGTAGGAGGGGGCCTAGGCGCTGGCTTTGGGGGGAGCTATGGGGCTGGCTTTGGGGCTGGCCTTGGAGCCGGCTTTGGAGCCGGCTTTGGAGGTGGCTTTGGAG CCGGCTTTGGAGGTAGCTTTGGAGGCGGCGATGGCATCCTCCAGGCTGGCGAGAAGGAGACGATGCAGAACCTCAACGACCGCCTGGCTGTCTACCTGGACAAAGTGCGTGCCCTGGAGGAGGCTAACACTGACCTGGAGGTCAAGATCAGGGAATGGTACAAGAAGCAGGCACCTGGTCCTGACCGTGATTACAGCCCCTACTACAGGACCATCGAGGAGCTCAGGAACAAG ATTCTTGCTGCAACTGTTGAAAATGCCAACATCGTCTTACAGATTGACAACGCCAGGCTGGCAGCTGATGACTTCAGAACCAA GTTTGAGACGGAGCAGGCTCTGCGCCTGAGCGTGGAGGCTGACATCAACGGCCTGCGCAGGGTCCTGGATGAGCTGACCCTGGCCAGAGCTGACCTGGAGATGCAGATCGAGAACCTGAAGGAAGAGCTGGCCTACCTCAAGAAGAACCACGAGGAG GAGATGAATGCCCTGCGCGGGCAGGTGGGTGGCGAGATCAGCGTGGAGATGGATGCTGCTCCTGGAATCGACCTCACCAAGATCCTGGCTGAGATGCGGGAGCAGTACGAGAGCCTGGCGGACAAGAACCGCCGCGACGCCGAGCAGTGGTTCTTCAGCAAG ACGGAAGAGCTGAACCGGGAGGTGGCCATCAACACGGAGCAGCTTCAGAGCGGCAAGACGGAGATTACGGAGCTGCGCCGCACCATCCAGAGCCTGGAGATCGACCTGCAGTCCCAGCTCAGCACG AAAGCGGCGTTGGAGGGCACCTTGGCTGACACAGAAGCCCGCTACGGCACCCAGCTGGCCCAGCTCCAGGGGCTGATCACCAGCGTCGAGGAGCAGCTGGCCGAGCTGCGGTGCGACATGGAGCGCCAGAATCAGGAGTACAGGGTCCTGCTGGATGTCAAATGCCGCCTGGAGCAGGAGATCGCCACGTACCGCCGGCTCCTGGAGGGCGAGGACGCCCA CATCTCTTCCCAGTACTCTTCTGCGATGTCCTCACACTCCAGCAGAGATG TCATGTCATCGTCCCGCCAGGTGCGCACTATCGTGGAGGAGGTGCAGGACGGGAAGGTGGTCTCCTCCCGGGAGCAGGTTGCACTTACCACTCGCTAG
- the LOC115617655 gene encoding keratin, type I cytoskeletal 14 isoform X5, giving the protein MSTTVRQYSSSMSLKGLGGLGGGSSRLSSVRGGAGGYRAPSVHGGSSSYSVSSRMVSGFGGGYGGSYCSTGFGAGFGGGFGGGDGGGLGAGFGGSYGAGLGAGLGAGFGAGFGGSFGGGDGILQAGEKETMQNLNDRLAVYLDKVRALEEANTDLEVKIREWYKKQAPGPDRDYSPYYRTIEELRNKILAATVENANIVLQIDNARLAADDFRTKFETEQALRLSVEADINGLRRVLDELTLARADLEMQIENLKEELAYLKKNHEEEMNALRGQVGGEISVEMDAAPGIDLTKILAEMREQYESLADKNRRDAEQWFFSKTEELNREVAINTEQLQSGKTEITELRRTIQSLEIDLQSQLSTKAALEGTLADTEARYGTQLAQLQGLITSVEEQLAELRCDMERQNQEYRVLLDVKCRLEQEIATYRRLLEGEDAHISSQYSSAMSSHSSRDVMSSSRQVRTIVEEVQDGKVVSSREQVALTTR; this is encoded by the exons ATGAGCACCACTGTCAGGCAATACTCCTCCTCCATGTCCCTCAAGGGGCTCGGGGGCCTGGGTGGAGGCTCCAGCAGGCTCTCCTCCGTGCGAGGGGGGGCCGGCGGGTACAGAGCCCCCAGCGTCCACGGAGGCTCTAGCAGCTACTCTGTCTCTTCACGCATGGTCTCAGGTTTCGGGGGTGGCTATGGGGGCAGCTACTGCAGCA CCGGCTTTGGAGCCGGCTTTGGAGGTGGCTTTGGAGGCGGTGATG GAGGGGGCCTCGGCGCTGGCTTTGGGGGGAGCTATGGGGCTGGCCTTGGGGCTGGCCTTGGAGCCGGCTTTGGAGCCGGCTTTGGAGGTAGCTTTGGAGGCGGCGATGGCATCCTCCAGGCTGGCGAGAAGGAGACGATGCAGAACCTCAACGACCGCCTGGCTGTCTACCTGGACAAAGTGCGTGCCCTGGAGGAGGCTAACACTGACCTGGAGGTCAAGATCAGGGAATGGTACAAGAAGCAGGCACCTGGTCCTGACCGTGATTACAGCCCCTACTACAGGACCATCGAGGAGCTCAGGAACAAG ATTCTTGCTGCAACTGTTGAAAATGCCAACATCGTCTTACAGATTGACAACGCCAGGCTGGCAGCTGATGACTTCAGAACCAA GTTTGAGACGGAGCAGGCTCTGCGCCTGAGCGTGGAGGCTGACATCAACGGCCTGCGCAGGGTCCTGGATGAGCTGACCCTGGCCAGAGCTGACCTGGAGATGCAGATCGAGAACCTGAAGGAAGAGCTGGCCTACCTCAAGAAGAACCACGAGGAG GAGATGAATGCCCTGCGCGGGCAGGTGGGTGGCGAGATCAGCGTGGAGATGGATGCTGCTCCTGGAATCGACCTCACCAAGATCCTGGCTGAGATGCGGGAGCAGTACGAGAGCCTGGCGGACAAGAACCGCCGCGACGCCGAGCAGTGGTTCTTCAGCAAG ACGGAAGAGCTGAACCGGGAGGTGGCCATCAACACGGAGCAGCTTCAGAGCGGCAAGACGGAGATTACGGAGCTGCGCCGCACCATCCAGAGCCTGGAGATCGACCTGCAGTCCCAGCTCAGCACG AAAGCGGCGTTGGAGGGCACCTTGGCTGACACAGAAGCCCGCTACGGCACCCAGCTGGCCCAGCTCCAGGGGCTGATCACCAGCGTCGAGGAGCAGCTGGCCGAGCTGCGGTGCGACATGGAGCGCCAGAATCAGGAGTACAGGGTCCTGCTGGATGTCAAATGCCGCCTGGAGCAGGAGATCGCCACGTACCGCCGGCTCCTGGAGGGCGAGGACGCCCA CATCTCTTCCCAGTACTCTTCTGCGATGTCCTCACACTCCAGCAGAGATG TCATGTCATCGTCCCGCCAGGTGCGCACTATCGTGGAGGAGGTGCAGGACGGGAAGGTGGTCTCCTCCCGGGAGCAGGTTGCACTTACCACTCGCTAG
- the LOC115617655 gene encoding keratin, type I cytoskeletal 14 isoform X1 has protein sequence MSTTVRQYSSSMSLKGLGGLGGGSSRLSSVRGGAGGYRAPSVHGGSSSYSVSSRMVSGFGGGYGGSYCSSVGGGLGAGFGGSYGAGLGAGLGAGFGAGFGGSFGGGDGILQAGEKETMQNLNDRLAVYLDKVRALEEANTDLEVKIREWYKKQAPGPDRDYSPYYRTIEELRNKILAATVENANIVLQIDNARLAADDFRTKFETEQALRLSVEADINGLRRVLDELTLARADLEMQIENLKEELAYLKKNHEEEMNALRGQVGGEISVEMDAAPGIDLTKILAEMREQYESLADKNRRDAEQWFFSKTEELNREVAINTEQLQSGKTEITELRRTIQSLEIDLQSQLSTKAALEGTLADTEARYGTQLAQLQGLITSVEEQLAELRCDMERQNQEYRVLLDVKCRLEQEIATYRRLLEGEDAHISSQYSSAMSSHSSRDVMSSSRQVRTIVEEVQDGKVVSSREQVALTTR, from the exons ATGAGCACCACTGTCAGGCAATACTCCTCCTCCATGTCCCTCAAGGGGCTCGGGGGCCTGGGTGGAGGCTCCAGCAGGCTCTCCTCCGTGCGAGGGGGGGCCGGCGGGTACAGAGCCCCCAGCGTCCACGGAGGCTCTAGCAGCTACTCTGTCTCTTCACGCATGGTCTCAGGTTTCGGGGGTGGCTATGGGGGCAGCTACTGCAGCAGCGTAGGAGGGGGCCTCGGCGCTGGCTTTGGGGGGAGCTATGGGGCTGGCCTTGGGGCTGGCCTTGGAGCCGGCTTTGGAGCCGGCTTTGGAGGTAGCTTTGGAGGCGGCGATGGCATCCTCCAGGCTGGCGAGAAGGAGACGATGCAGAACCTCAACGACCGCCTGGCTGTCTACCTGGACAAAGTGCGTGCCCTGGAGGAGGCTAACACTGACCTGGAGGTCAAGATCAGGGAATGGTACAAGAAGCAGGCACCTGGTCCTGACCGTGATTACAGCCCCTACTACAGGACCATCGAGGAGCTCAGGAACAAG ATTCTTGCTGCAACTGTTGAAAATGCCAACATCGTCTTACAGATTGACAACGCCAGGCTGGCAGCTGATGACTTCAGAACCAA GTTTGAGACGGAGCAGGCTCTGCGCCTGAGCGTGGAGGCTGACATCAACGGCCTGCGCAGGGTCCTGGATGAGCTGACCCTGGCCAGAGCTGACCTGGAGATGCAGATCGAGAACCTGAAGGAAGAGCTGGCCTACCTCAAGAAGAACCACGAGGAG GAGATGAATGCCCTGCGCGGGCAGGTGGGTGGCGAGATCAGCGTGGAGATGGATGCTGCTCCTGGAATCGACCTCACCAAGATCCTGGCTGAGATGCGGGAGCAGTACGAGAGCCTGGCGGACAAGAACCGCCGCGACGCCGAGCAGTGGTTCTTCAGCAAG ACGGAAGAGCTGAACCGGGAGGTGGCCATCAACACGGAGCAGCTTCAGAGCGGCAAGACGGAGATTACGGAGCTGCGCCGCACCATCCAGAGCCTGGAGATCGACCTGCAGTCCCAGCTCAGCACG AAAGCGGCGTTGGAGGGCACCTTGGCTGACACAGAAGCCCGCTACGGCACCCAGCTGGCCCAGCTCCAGGGGCTGATCACCAGCGTCGAGGAGCAGCTGGCCGAGCTGCGGTGCGACATGGAGCGCCAGAATCAGGAGTACAGGGTCCTGCTGGATGTCAAATGCCGCCTGGAGCAGGAGATCGCCACGTACCGCCGGCTCCTGGAGGGCGAGGACGCCCA CATCTCTTCCCAGTACTCTTCTGCGATGTCCTCACACTCCAGCAGAGATG TCATGTCATCGTCCCGCCAGGTGCGCACTATCGTGGAGGAGGTGCAGGACGGGAAGGTGGTCTCCTCCCGGGAGCAGGTTGCACTTACCACTCGCTAG
- the LOC115617670 gene encoding keratin, type I cytoskeletal 19-like produces MSCAVRQVVTACSQGRSSAGSSAAGSGRKVSSASPGRHATYDLGAVIGNFSGDTLSEGLLGKQLNAGSAAGGSFGATQRACSALGFSGGGMCTRGGGFTRASAGCSDGILFANNEKATMQNLNDRLASYLDKVRMLEGDNAELECKIREWYAKVGPSCEPRDYSCFHKEIEDLQNQILCAAMETNKILLNIDNNRMTADDFRVKYEAECGLRQNVDADICNLRPVLDQLASCKTDLQLQCEALTEEMCCLKTNHEEEMSCLRKQATGDVSVEVNACPGPDLRKILEDLRCQYETLMERNRKETEQWYACKVEEVNLEVITSSQEIESSNKQVTELRRQLQALEINVQAQLTMKENLESSLAETECRYNKYLAELQNQISCVEQRLAEIRAEMECQNQEYKTLLDVKCRLEQEIQTYHCLLEGGQHDIIGPGARGVPAAPAGRSGGLKAGLCQPCLP; encoded by the exons ATGAGCTGTGCCGTCAGGCAGGTTGTTACTGCCTGTTCCCAAGGCAGaagcagtgcaggcagctctgcGGCTGGCAGCGGAAGGAAGGTCTCCTCTGCCTCCCCGGGGAGACACGCTACCTATGACCTCGGTGCTGTGATTGGCAACTTTTCTGGTGACACTTTAAGCGAGGGATTACTTGGGAAGCAGCTGAACGCcggcagtgctgctggtgggagctTCGGAGCTACCCAGAGGGCTTGTTCTGCCCTTGGATTCAGCGGTGGAGGCATGTGCACTCGTGGCGGTGGTTTCACCAGGGCTAGTGCTGGTTGCAGTGATGGGATCTTATTTGCTAACAACGAGAAAGCGACGATGCAGAACCTCAACGACCGCCTGGCTTCCTACTTGGACAAGGTGCGGATGCTGGAGGGAGACAACGCCGAGCTCGAGTGCAAGATCAGGGAGTGGTATGCCAAGGTAGGGCCCAGCTGCGAACCGCGGGACTACAGCTGCTTTCATAAGGAGATCGAAGACCTTCAGAACCAG atCCTGTGTGCAGCCATGGAGACTAACAAAATCCTCTTGAATATTGATAACAACAGGATGACCGCTGATGACTTCAGAGTGAA GTATGAGGCTGAGTGCGGTCTCCGGCAGAATGTGGACGCAGACATCTGCAACCTGCGCCCAGTGCTGGACCAGCTGGCGAGCTGCAAGACCgatctgcagctgcagtgtgaGGCCCTGACTGAAGAGATGTGCTGCCTCAAGACGAATCACGAGGAG GAAATGAGCTGTCTGAGGAAACAGGCCACTGGAGACGTGAGCGTGGAGGTCAATGCCTGCCCTGGCCCCGACCTGAGGAAGATCCTGGAGGATCTGAGATGCCAGTATGAAACACTGATGGAGCGCAACCGCAAAGAGACTGAGCAGTGGTATGCCTGCAAG GTGGAGGAGGTGAATCTGGAGGTCATCACTAGCAGCCAGGAGATCGAGTCAAGCAACAAACAGGTCACAGAGCTGAGACGTCAGCTGCAGGCCTTGGAAATCAACGTACAAGCCCAGCTCACTATG aaagaaaacctggaaTCATCCTTGGCAGAAACCGAATGTCGCTACAACAAATACCTGGCTGAGCTCCAGAACCAGATCTCCTGCGTGGAGCAGCGGCTGGCTGAAATACGAGCAGAAATGGAGTGCCAGAACCAGGAATACAAGACCCTCCTGGATGTCAAATGCCGCTTGGAGCAGGAAATCCAGACCTACCACTGCCTGCTGGAGGGGGGACAGCACGACATCAT AGGGCCGGGGGCAAGAGGagtccctgcagcaccagctggaAGAAGCGGTGGGCTGAAAGCCGGCctgtgccagccctgcctgccctga